The segment ATTAAAAAACTGTACTAACACTACATATCTCATTTCTACTTGTCTACTCAGAAACTTGTTCGAATACGAATCTGAAGATCGATCTCTTAACTACATCGCGATAGATCCACACACGAAATCGAACGGTGAGAGAACTCAAATCAATAAGAACCCATCAAGTCAAGAAGTTACCTGCGAATTCGAAGGCGACTACGAAGATGAACCCCACGATCGATAATCCAAATCGCAAAAGGAAAGGGTTTTAGAGTGTGTGGAGCTTTATGGGCTTTTATGGACTTTAATGGGCTTTAAATGGGCCATTATAATTTTACTTAGAATTAACCCGAAACGAAGAACCAACCCGGAGTTTGTTAGATCTAAAATAAAACCGATTAGGAGCGGCGAAGCGCTTTCACTTACCGCGTCACCGTCGAAAATCTAAAGGGTTTTCTCTGTGACGACGGAGATGGACAGTGACATGGAGATCTCTCTCGACAGGCTTCCGATAAAACGACTAGAATCCATCGAGGAGAATGGCGCGGAGCGTTTCCCTTCCGATGTTAATTACGACGACAAGAGAGTCTCGTTGATTCGTAGAATAGACTTCGCGTGGGCGTTGGAGGAGGAAGACGACCTGAatagcaagaagaagaagaagaagacgtccAAAGAGATCTCTGAGCAGTGGCAATGGAAAGGTATGGTGGAGAATCTGCAGCTGGCTCATCAGGAGCTCTCCGTCATCATAGACCTTATCAATACCGTGAGTTTGTTTGTGAGACTAATGTGCTTAAACGAATATGAATGGTTGTGTTTTAAGTAAtggaattgatttttttttgttaggtgGAAGCTAATGATGCGGTAACGGTGGCTGGGATGACTAGACCTAAGCCTATGCCTAATGAGATTCTCTCGGATCTTGCTGTGTCTACTGCTACCAAGTTGCAGAGCTACAGGGTATATAACTAAGTAGCTTACTTTCTTAATGTGCTAAACTTGTAGTCTGgtaattttgttagttagatgCTTATTAGTCTCATCTTTGGATACTTGTTTCCTCGGCAGCATTTAGGAAAATACTTCAAGCAATCAGCAAAAGCTTTAGAGCAGAAAGTGAATCGCGAAGCGAGGTTTTATGGTGCTCTTATCAGGTTCGTGCATTTgctaataacttttttttttattattatattatatgttagCTCTGTTTCTGTGAACAAGAAGCTTTAGGGAAACCTTTAGTTTCTTTAATGGCATTTTTGCAACTCTGAGGATGTTCCTTTTTTGCATTGTTTATGCTAGTTTTAAGTTGCTTACTACAATGTCATAGCTATTTTTCTTGTCCTCAGATAAGTGATGTCTTTTTTTGCAACTAGGACGATTATGCTCATAGGTTATGTTATATGTTGTGACTTTAATCAATGTGTTTAAGAATCCTATATTTGGATTTCTGCATCGTCTTCGTTGCTAAACCCTGCATAATACAGTACTTCAGGAACATTCAGCTTGTTGTGTAGGGTCTTCTTAGGACTATGGTTAGCTCCGTTGACGTTGTTtataattttcagaaaattgATAAGATGACTTTATATTCCAGaatagagattttttttaacttgcaaatggtaatttttttttttgcaatgcTGACAAGCTTATTATAGGTTGCAGCGGAACTGGAAAGTCAAGCGACAGCGTGTACTTGCTTCAAACGCCAGCAATGAGGGCTTCACATTTGATCTTTCCGACGGTTCAGTATATGATCCCGCTTCTGGTTTTCGCCCATCTACACTCTCCACTATTCGCGTAGAACATGATTCAGCTGGTATGCTGGCCATTAATCTACCCCAGGATTCATGGTACTCCCTCCGGTTTGGGTTTGTTGGCTTGAATTCGATTGATAACCCGAACGAGTCTAACGCGCACATAAACTCCACTACCGGTGAGGATCTAATATCAGAGAAGGAGTCTCTAAGTGACGACGAGTCTGTTAGAGAAACTCATTCGCTACTTAGGGAGGTGCATAAATCTATTTTTGCTGAGCAGGTTGGGTCATTTATCTCGTCCTACTATGGTATCTTTACATTGGCTTTTGTCTCACTTCTTTGGTCTTCTTACCAGTTGTTTGACATGCTAAATCGCGAAGCCTTCAGTGAAGGTGTGGGGTTCAGCATCAGTGGAATACGAGAAAACTTCATGGAAATGAACATCGGACAAGGAGCTTCTTTGTTTGTATCTCTCTACCCATCGGGCAAAAACGCAAGCATCAAGAAGTCGGAATCTGCGAACATGCTCATTGAAACAGAACCAGCGGAAGGAGACTATCGTGTGAACAAGCTAGGGTTCCCTAGTCGTGCCAGCTATGAAATATACTTGCAACAGATTTTTCACGAGCATGCCTTTGGCAAAACGAAAGATCAGCCCAAGTCAAAAAGCAACAGATCATCCAATCAAACCGCAAAAGACAACAACTCGGGGCTTCTTGACCATTTCTGCTTATCTTTGGCTCATAGAATCTTCTCAGCTAGAGTTCTCGTGCAACTAGAAAGCGTGGTATGTTCCCCTGCTGCATTAAGAAACTTGTTGTCATCTTTAGatccttccttttttttcttaaaagtatTTGCTGCTTCTTTGTCGAACAGGTTTGCAAGGTCCCGTACCTTCATTTGATATCTCATCCTACATGGAATTCTCGGACATCTTCATGGACTGTCTTAATGACTGTTCCTCCTTCAATCATCCCTCAAGGAAGTTCTGAAAGTCAGTCTCCAGATGGTAAGAGGAAGCTTAAGACGCAGTTCCGGACAAAGGTGGTAGTGAAGGATGATTGTATCAGTATAGAAGCGGAATGCACACCCAATGTGGTTGGCTTACTGAAAAGCACTTCCTGCAATTTATTCTCCATGAACAAATACGAGTGCGACTTGGCTGACCTCCCCGTGATAATTCTCCAACAGGTAATGTTCAAACTGTCATGTTAATCATGTTTATAGCAATAGTTCCTCTAAACACGTGGCTTATTGATGGGGAAATATTGTTTGGGAAGGTGGCGAGCCAGATAGTGTGTTGGCTGCTGGAGGAAGCAAGGACGGTAGGGACAAAAGCGAGCCGTGATTTTCTGTCTCTGTCGTTAGAGATAGTGGAAGGGGAGAGAGTGAGCCTTGTGGGGCAAGTAAACCCGGAAGACGCAAAGGGATGCATCTCGTGGTGGCTTGTGATGGAGAATGGGTGCACTGAGGAGAGGAAAGGGGTGTCGGAGAGTAGGAAGTCGTTGGGGCATTTGTCTCTGGATGTGTTGtactctgttcttatggatTTGATCAACTTATGTGGTAGTGGTCGGAATGCTTTAGACTGATTGTAAAAGAACAAGACATGACTCTTTAATTTGGTGTTTTTATAACGATTCTATAATTTTCAGTGTCTAACAAGACTCTTCAATTAAgcataaactatatatataaagattatactatactataataATGTTTTTCTACTTCAAATTAGTGTTATTTTTTGGTATAATCAGTTTCTGGAGATGCTTGTGTGATTTTGGTTAATTTATAAGTTCTACGTTCATTTTGATAATAATCTCTTTTTCCCCGTTTGTCTAAAGTTAAGTGATATTAAGGGAGAGAGGGGTAGAACAGGGAAAAACATAATCTATCTCAAACGTTTCTTCCTTCGTTGTCACTCGAACCGATCCCTCCCTCCCTTCACGACGCTGATCGGTTGCAAGATTCAAGCTTCAAAATCCTAATTTATTTACCCACCACCATCGTTATTAGCTCAAAAAATCAGGTTTCTATTCCTTTTTCTGATGTTTCTCCATGTTTTCCTCTTTGATTTTCTGATTTGTTCTCCCATGATTTGGAGTTTGAATTAGAACTAAAATTCACAAATGGTTGAGCATTCCCCGTGATTTTTCTTCTACAAATCTCGATGCTGTACAACGATAGGTTTCATTATTGTGTCTTCCAATCGATTTAACTATGATTCTGGTCATTATTCATCTGTTTGATCTGTTTAAATTTCAGATCCGAGGAGTTCTTCAGTGATCATCAGATACAATGGTATTGATAATTGCCTTCTCAGATctattcttttcttcttttttgtttctctaATAGTGTGGTTTGAGCTAATAAGAGCTGTTTATCTTTGATATGTACAGTCAGCTTTGTTCAATTTCCATTCATTTTTGACGGTGGTGTTGCTTGTGATCTGCACGTGCACATATCTGAAGATGCAGTTCCCTGCCATTCTTGAGCAGAAGACTGGGTTTGTTACCTTCCTCTTTACTCTCCTTTTTATTGAATTGGATTCACCTCGGAAGGAAGAATCTAGAATAATTTATTAGAGCTTTGAAACCGATTATTAATCTATTTACTTGCTAGCCTTAAGCTAGATCTCTGCGAATAGTTACGTTGCATTCCATATGAGTTCATAAGTCCTAGTGCTTTCTATGATCTCTCTCTCGTGCATGATGCATCTATTCATCACGTTGGTCAAATACATATTGATGTTGAAAAAGTGCTTTTGTCATTGCAGGTTTCGAGGATTCTTTTGGAAGGCTGCTAGAATAGGTAGGTCTTCTTAGTTCTTACCCCCCTTGGATTGTGTTTAAGACAGTACCTCTTTGCATCTCTTCTTATGGACTGACACTAATGATATGCTTTCTAGGAGCAAGAATTAGCTAATAATAGTTTGACTTCATTTTCAACCGTATAAATACAAGTTTTTGGACTATATCCTCTATCAGTTAGTGTGATGATTCGTTTACACATTCCGTTGATTAGACTTTGATTTGTTATGTCACACTTGTAACAGGTGAGCGTTTGAGCCCTTGGATGTCCGTGGGATGCTTCATGATGGGTGtgtctatcattttcttttgatGTCTCAACTTATCACAAGTGTAGATTTTACTTCTTTTGAGATACCCAGTTTTCTGTATGCAAAAAAGGTTTCGATGAAAGATTAGAGTGTTCTCTTTGGATGATGGGTTTGATCTTTGTGTTGTTTTTATGTGAAGTCTTAAGTCTATAAGCCGAATTGTAGAACATTGGAGCCATCAAACCAGAATATATAACGCACAAAGAAGAGCTATTTATTACACCGTTGCAAGTTTTTCAGTTACTAAGTGAATCTTCACAAGCTCAAAGTAGTCATGTCTGCTACGATTACGATGACTGCAGAAACAAAGGATTGAAAACTAAATGGGCCTAATTATATTATCCAGGCCCATTATAAGAGGTTTACATATAAGTAACATAGCTTAGCTTACCTTCATTCAAAATAATTCAAGCCGAGAAACTCGTCCCCTTAAAACCCCAAGACTTCTCTGTGACCTAGCTTCCAGGTCAAGTTATGGTACTTTTTCTTCTCTGTTCTTCTTTTCGATTTCTTCTACCAGTTTTATCGAAACATATGTTTCTCTTTGACTGTTTGATTTGgtctttttgtttctgtttctctgGCAGACAGAGACAGGAGAAGTTGCTGTGAACCCGAGAGCATATCCTATCGCAGATTCTCAGTTATCGTTAACGATTCTGGATCTAGTTCAACAAGCCGCTTTCCATCAACAACTCAAGAAGGGTGCTAATGAAGGTACCTTGTTGAAAAATTTATTTGCATGTTATATTTCCACTtctaaaaatttgtaaaactaaaactgattttttttgtataattttctcTGGTTTTTTGTTCAGCTACGAAGGCACTTAATCGTGGGATCGCTGAGATTGTGGTCATGGCTATAGATGTTGATCCCCTGGatattcttcttcatcttcctttaATAGCTGAGGATAAGGTTTGGTTTCTTCCTTGTTTGTTATTTagacatatgtttttttttcttttcaaatgaAATCTTTATGTCTTGTCAGAGTCAATTAGCTTTTGTTTCCTGAACTTAGACAGCCTTTATATTGTTCTTGTGACAGTTTTTTAGTTCTTGAGAAACTCATAAGTTGGTTTTGATTAGTACGTCTAATCTTTTCCTCTTGATTGTtggtttgtttaaacttttcctGGTTAAGATAATTAATAAAGTTTTGCATATTGTTTTGGTTTACTAAACTCTTGTCTTTTATGTTGCAGAATGTTCCGTATGTGTTTGTGCGTTCAAAGCAAGCCTTGGGAAGAGCATGTGGTGTATCAAGATCTGTTATTGCTTGTTCTATCACATCAAAT is part of the Raphanus sativus cultivar WK10039 unplaced genomic scaffold, ASM80110v3 Scaffold0087, whole genome shotgun sequence genome and harbors:
- the LOC108846002 gene encoding uncharacterized protein LOC108846002; its protein translation is MSALFNFHSFLTVVLLVICTCTYLKMQFPAILEQKTGFRGFFWKAARIGERLSPWMSVGCFMMGVSIIFF
- the LOC108847913 gene encoding mediator of RNA polymerase II transcription subunit 17, giving the protein MDSDMEISLDRLPIKRLESIEENGAERFPSDVNYDDKRVSLIRRIDFAWALEEEDDLNSKKKKKKTSKEISEQWQWKGMVENLQLAHQELSVIIDLINTVEANDAVTVAGMTRPKPMPNEILSDLAVSTATKLQSYRHLGKYFKQSAKALEQKVNREARFYGALIRLQRNWKVKRQRVLASNASNEGFTFDLSDGSVYDPASGFRPSTLSTIRVEHDSAGMLAINLPQDSWYSLRFGFVGLNSIDNPNESNAHINSTTGEDLISEKESLSDDESVRETHSLLREVHKSIFAEQLFDMLNREAFSEGVGFSISGIRENFMEMNIGQGASLFVSLYPSGKNASIKKSESANMLIETEPAEGDYRVNKLGFPSRASYEIYLQQIFHEHAFGKTKDQPKSKSNRSSNQTAKDNNSGLLDHFCLSLAHRIFSARVLVQLESVVCKVPYLHLISHPTWNSRTSSWTVLMTVPPSIIPQGSSESQSPDGKRKLKTQFRTKVVVKDDCISIEAECTPNVVGLLKSTSCNLFSMNKYECDLADLPVIILQQVASQIVCWLLEEARTVGTKASRDFLSLSLEIVEGERVSLVGQVNPEDAKGCISWWLVMENGCTEERKGVSESRKSLGHLSLDVLYSVLMDLINLCGSGRNALD
- the LOC108846640 gene encoding uncharacterized protein LOC108846640, with the translated sequence MTETGEVAVNPRAYPIADSQLSLTILDLVQQAAFHQQLKKGANEATKALNRGIAEIVVMAIDVDPLDILLHLPLIAEDKNVPYVFVRSKQALGRACGVSRSVIACSITSNDDGGLLEKQIEHLKDTIEKLLI